From the genome of Ignavibacteriales bacterium, one region includes:
- a CDS encoding Xaa-Pro peptidase family protein — MLIREKVEQAKKLLNEFDIDCWLTFARETSINGDPTLAFLVEADLTWHSSLIITKNEAHAIVGEYDRLTVEELGVYDSVTGFVKGFRKPLLNLITKLNPEKIAINYSVGSEICDGLTYGMYLTLQNVLSEIGFENRLISAEKIVSALRERKSESEAENIKQAIRHTEEIFDLAAKFIKPGKTEKEIASFMKQEVEKRKLEFAWDEKVCPSVFTGPETAGAHYAPTDRAVEKGHLLNMDFGVRVNGYCSDMQRTFYILLDGEKNPPASVQKGFDVNVEAIEKAKQGIKPGAQGHMIDKIARDTITSNGYDEYPFGLGHQVGRFPHDGTALLGPAWEKYDQKPFKNLEPGMVFTIEPRLTVPGHGVVSIEEMIIITETGCEWLTNPQKNIILV; from the coding sequence ATGCTTATTAGAGAAAAAGTCGAACAGGCAAAAAAACTTTTAAATGAATTTGATATCGACTGCTGGCTTACATTCGCGCGCGAAACCTCAATTAACGGCGATCCGACACTCGCGTTTTTAGTTGAAGCCGATCTTACCTGGCATTCATCATTAATCATTACAAAGAATGAAGCCCATGCGATTGTTGGAGAATATGACCGCCTAACAGTTGAAGAACTTGGTGTATATGATTCGGTTACCGGATTTGTAAAAGGGTTTAGAAAACCTTTGCTGAATCTTATAACAAAATTGAATCCGGAAAAGATCGCAATCAATTATTCAGTTGGAAGTGAAATTTGCGACGGGCTTACTTACGGAATGTATCTCACTCTTCAAAATGTTCTTTCCGAAATTGGTTTTGAAAATAGACTGATCTCTGCAGAAAAAATTGTCTCCGCTTTGAGAGAAAGAAAATCAGAATCAGAAGCTGAAAATATCAAACAAGCAATAAGGCATACCGAAGAGATATTCGATCTGGCTGCAAAATTTATAAAACCGGGCAAGACCGAAAAAGAAATTGCATCATTTATGAAACAAGAAGTTGAAAAGAGAAAATTGGAATTCGCATGGGATGAAAAAGTCTGCCCTTCTGTTTTTACCGGACCTGAAACAGCGGGGGCTCATTACGCACCAACAGATCGTGCTGTAGAAAAAGGGCATCTTCTCAATATGGATTTTGGCGTTAGGGTAAACGGCTATTGTTCAGATATGCAGCGAACTTTTTATATTTTGCTAGACGGAGAAAAAAATCCACCGGCATCTGTCCAAAAAGGATTTGATGTTAATGTAGAAGCAATTGAAAAAGCGAAGCAAGGAATTAAACCCGGCGCTCAAGGTCACATGATTGATAAAATCGCACGCGATACAATCACTTCAAACGGATATGATGAATATCCGTTCGGACTCGGTCATCAAGTAGGACGATTTCCTCATGACGGAACCGCATTGCTTGGACCGGCATGGGAGAAATATGATCAGAAACCATTTAAAAATTTAGAACCGGGAATGGTATTTACTATTGAACCGCGATTGACTGTTCCCGGGCACGGAGTTGTTTCGATTGAAGAAATGATAATAATTACAGAAACCGGTTGTGAATGGTTGACCAATCCGCAAAAAAATATAATATTGGTTTAA